AGGTGGATGGCAATGGCGCACCTTGCGAGTTTGCATTCGCAAACGTCGGGAACGCGGCTTTTGTTTCAGGGATGGGGATCTATAACGCCTCCCCATGAAGCGCCGGCGCCCTAGTCCGCCGCGTGCGGCGCCTCGGGCTCGTCCTCCGGCGGTTCGAGGATCTCGATCAGTCTCGCCACGCGGGCGCCAGGCATGGCATGGCCCTCATTCACCAGCGCCTCGTCGGCGCCGATCCAGGCGAAGGCCTCGCGCAGCTCCTCGAGGCTTGCGCCGGTGAGCGCGATGTCGGCGATCACGGCCTCGTCCACCGGTCCAAGCACGGAAATGATCTCGTTGCGGGTCATCTTGTCCTCCCCCATCGGTTGGGATGATTGGCCAAGGAAACGGATGACGGGCGGAGCGGGTTCCGGCGCGGCGTCTCGTAGTCTCCTTCCTCAAAGGACGGATTGCCCGCGCGCTTTGATCTCGCACGAGACAACCGCTATGCACCTAACGCACGGAATCCCATCGAGTCCCTCATGAAATTCGCCATCCTGCTTTGCGCCTTGCTCCTTGCCTCCCCTGCGCGGGCGGAGTGGAAGCCCATCGAGAGTATCGAGACCTATGCCGTCTCCGGGCAAAGCGCGGAGCAGCTCTATCTGTCGATCGGCGAGAAGGGCCCGCTGGTCGGCGCGGCCGGCGGCGGGCGTCGCGTCATCGCGCACACGTTCTTCAAGCTGACCTGGCAGCGCGACTACCAGCCGCAAGGCAGCGCCTGCGTGCTGAAGTCGGCGCGACCGAAGCTGATCATCACCTACACGTTGCCGAAGCCGGCCAGAAAGCTGGACCCCGCCCTGCAGGCGCGCTGGGACAGGTTCGCGGCCGGGCTGATCGCGCACGAGAAGGTGCATGGCGCCGGCATCATCGACATGGTCGACAAGATCGTCGCCTTCAGCACCGGCCTCACCGCCGAGAACGATCCCGGCTGCAAGAAGGTCAGGGCCGAACTGACGGCCTATCTCGACCAGCTCTCCAGGGCGCAGCGCCAGGGCAGCCGCGACTTCGACACCAAGGAGTTCGGGCGGGACGGCAATATGTTGAAGCTGATCGCGGCGTTTCTGGGCGGGGGCTAACGGATCGCCACCAGCTTCGCCGCGTCGCGGATAGCGCGCACGGCGTCGGGATTGGTGACGGGATACCCCGCAATGAAACCGTCGACCGAGAAGCCTGGAAATTCCGTGCGCAACCTGCTCGCGATGGCGGCCGCCTCGGCCCCCTCGCCCTCCCTCGCATGGGCGAGCATCAGAAATATCAGCATGTGCGGAGAATCCGGCGTGCTCCGTCGCAGCGCTGCTATGGCGTCCCGGTACCTGCCGGCCGTGAACAGGACGCGCCCCTGCATGCCGAAATACCATGGCGGGGCAAGCGGGTTGAGGCGCATTGCGCGCTCGATGAGCGGGATCGCTTCGGCCGGATCGCCGGCGACCAGCGCTTTGCTGCCGGCAAGCAGCGCCAGTGTGTCGGCATGATTGGAACCACATTCGAAGGCGCGCCGGTGGGCTCTTTCAGCTGCCTCCAGATCGCCGAGGCAGCCCATGAGATCGCCGAAGCAGTTGTGCGCAGTGCTGTCGCTCGCGTCGAGCCGCAGGGCATTCTCGGCCGCCCAGCGCCATTTGGCGATCGAGGCGTTCAGATCGTCGCCGAAGCCGTTGCAGGCCTCAATCGAATAGGCGTAGGCAAGTTCGGTCCAGGCCCTGACCAGTGTCGGGTCAAGATCGAGCGCGCGTGAAAACAGCCTGATGGCTTCGCCGTTGCCGCTGCGGCTGAAGGTGTTGTGCTGCTCGACGCCCAACAGATAGCAGTCGTAGGCGCGCAGGCTAGCCGGCGGCTTGCGGCGGATCGCATTGCGGCCGACCGTGGCGATCGTTCCGAAACAGCCGGCGAGCACGTTGATGACGCTTTCGGTCAAGCTGTCCTGCAGCGCAAAGATGTCCTCCACGGGCCGGTCGAAGCGCTCGCTCCAGAGGCTGACGCCGGTCTGTGCGTCGGCGAGTTCCATCGTAAGCCTTACCCGTCGGCCGTCCGCTCGCAATTGACCAGACAGGATATAGGCAGCACCCAACGCCTTGCCGTCGGCGGCGAAATCGGCCGGCCTGCTGCCAAGGGCCTTCATGGTGTGGAAGGCAACGACCGGCAGGTCCGCGTAGCGCGCAAGATCGACGGTAATGTCCGACGACAAGCCGTCGGCAAAACGGCGCCATTGCTCGTCGGCACTCAGGCATTCGATAGGGAATATCGCCAGCATCGGCGAAGCTTCGGGCCCGTTCGGCGACATGGCCGGCGCTGCTGCGATGGCGTTGATATGCATGGCGAGCGCGACCTTGCTGCGCACGCCTAGCTTTTCATAGATCGCCGCGAGATGGGTGCGCACGGTGGACGGCGCGATGAACAGCGCCTCGCCGATCTCGCGATAGGTCATGCCGGCGGCGAACCTCTCCGCCACCGCGCGCTCGCGGTCCGACAACGCCTCCGAGGTCGTCACGATGCGGTTCATGGCTTGTCCTGCCAGCGGGCATAGATGCGATCAACCGTAGAACCATCAAAATACTACAAATGCAGGACCCAAAACACTGCATGCGGCCGATGGTTCGGCGCATGGCGAAGGTTCAGGCTCCCCGCATGCCCTTATCCATGGGGCAGCGTTCAAACGAGGGAGCCGACCATGAAAACGATGCTCGACACCATATCCGAATTCCGTGACGCCGTGCGGCTCCATCTCAGCGAACCGCTGACGGACGCCCACGCGGCCGAGCAGCGGCCCGGCCTGTTCGACCTGCTGTCGGCATGGGGCGAGCGGGCGCGGTTTCGTCACGAGCTTGCGATCAGGGCGCGCGAGACGCCGCATCTCATCGGCGATATCGGCCTGACGATGGACCAGGTGCGCGACGAACTCGCCAAGCCCTTGTGGCGCCGCTAGGCCGGACGGATTCAGCGAAAAATCAGGATTGTTTCAGGACAAACGGACGCCCTCGGGACGATGATGGCGTTCATGGCAGCACATGACGCCAGCCACGGAGGTCAATCATGCATGCGAGGACTGACATATCATTTGCACCGACGTCGCTGTCGCGGGGTGAAGCGCTGAGCATGCTTTCCGCGGGCATCGCGGGACCCTGCTGCGGCGAGGCCAACGAGATGCTGGCCTGGCTATACCTGCTGCCGCCCAACGAGACCGCGCCTGGCGAGGCTCGCGTCGAGCCGAACGCCGCGCGCCGCCGTTCGTGGCTTGGCCTGCTCGGCATGTTTCGGGCTTGACCTTGCCGGGATTTGCCCTCCCAATGAACCCCGCGCAATCAGGCGTGTCGATGGGGCAAGGGCTTGGCGCTACGGATTGGCGGCGCTGTTCTCGATCTTGACCGGGGTACGCTCCGGCGCGACGGCGAGATTGTGCCCGTCCGGCCAAAAACCCTGGAACTGCTCGCCTTCCTGACGCGCAATCCCGGACGGGTGCTGAGCAAGGACGAGCTGTTGCAGGCCGTCTGGCCGGGCATCATCGTCACCGAGGACTCGCTCACGCAATCGATCCGCGACGCGCGCAAATCGATTGGCGACGAGGCGCAGGCGCTGATCCGCACGGTGCCGCGCCGGGGCTACCTCTTCCAGCTTCCCGAGACCGAGGCCGCGCAGCCGCCGGCGGCGGCCGCGGCGCGGGCGGAGCCTACGGTGGCGGTGCTGCCGTTTGATGTGGACCCCGCCGACGCCACCGCCAAGGCATTGTTCGACGGCGCGGTCGAGGAAATCACCAACGCGCTTTCATACTTCAAGACCGTCGCCGTGCTGGCGCGCCATTCCGCCTTCGCCCTGGCAGAGCATTCGCGCGAGGACATCCGGGCGACGGCGGAGCGGCTCGGCGCGGACTATATCACCGAAGGCCGCGTCGAAACCGCCGGGACGGAATACGGCGCGCGTGGTTCTGACCGAGACGGCATCGGGCCGGCGCGTCTGGTCGCAGAGCTTCACTTTTGCCACGGCCGATATCTTCGCTTTCCAGACGATGGTGGCGCAGCGGATCGTGACGGCGCTGGTCGCCAACATCGAAAGCGCGGTGATGCGGCGCGGCCTGCCCGCGCCCGCCGCCAATGTCGAAGCCTATCTGCATTTCCTGCGCGGCAAGGAATTGCTGCGCAGCTATGGCGAAGGGATCAACCAGGCGGCTCGCGCGCATTTCCTCAAGGCGATCGAGCTCGATCCCCAATCAGGGCTGGCGCATGCCTATTTGGCCCTCGCCGAAGTGATTATCGGCGGCTATAACGACGCGCCGCGCGCCGTGCTCGACCAGGCGCGCGACCGGGCGCTGCATGCGATCGCGCTCAGCCCGGACGAGGCGCGCTGCCACCGCATGCTGGCGCTGACGCTTCTCTATCGCGGCCGCGACGAATACGACGCGGTCGAGAAGCACTTCGCCCGCGCGCTGGATCTCAATCCCTACGATGCAGACACGCTCGCCCAAACCGGCTTCTTCCGGGCGCTGCGCGGCGACGGCGAGGTTGGGCTCGCGCTGCTCGACAAGGCCGTCCAGCTCAATCCCATGCATCCGACCTGGTACTATTACGATCGAGGCGAAGCTCTGCTGGCGCTCGGGCGGTATCAGGAAGCGGCCGCGTCCTTCTCTTGTCTGCCCCGCAAGAGCGCCTGGCAATGGGCGCGGCTGGCCGCATGCCACGCATTTGCCAGCGACCACGGGAAGGCGCTGGCCTGCGTCATCGAAGGTCGCGCCCTGGAGCCAGACCTCACCATCGCCCAGATCGTCCAGGACATGCGCATGGAACGCGAAGAGGACCGCGAACGACTGCGTCGCGGGCTCGAACTCGCCGGCTGGGACACGGCCATCTAAAGCGCGTCGCGATCCTTGGGATTCGCTCCATGCGCTTTAGGTCTTTGATTTTACGCATGTCTTTATCCCGAAACCGGTTCCCACTTTCGGGAGACATGCTTTAAGCATGTCCGGCTAGAAACTGATCTCGACCGCCGCGGCGCTTCGGCTGGCCTCGCCATGGAAGACCGCCTCGATGTTGTTGCCGTCGGGGTCGAGCAGGAAGCAGGCATAGTAGCCGGGATGGTAATGGCGCTCGCCCGGCGCGCCATTGTCCTTGCCGCCGGCGGCGAGCCCGGCCTGGTAGAAGGCATCGACCATGGCGCGGTCCTTCGCCTGGAAAGCCAGATGATGGCGGCCGGTGAGCACGCCGAGCGCGGCGCGGCTGTCGGCGCTGGAGACGAACAATTCGTCGGCCCAGAAATAATCCTGCGCCTCGCCGCCGATCGGGATGCCCAGCACCTCGAACAGGGCGCCATAGAAACGCCGGCTGGCCGCAAGGTCGCGCACCACGAGCTGGATGTGGTCGATGAGCCGGCCGCGATAGAGTTCCATGGGGGGCTCCTGCTGGTTGCTGCGGCTCAATCTAGAAGGGCCCGGTGCGTGGTCAAGACTGCTGACAGTTCGAGAGGCCGGCGGGACAGCGCCCCCCTATGCCCTACCGGGCATCTCCCCCACTTGGGGGGAGATCAGCCTTCACGCGGCCTTTCGCCAATCGCCAACGCCGGGGGAAAAGCGCCAGCACGGGAACTGCCAATCTCCCCCGTCGTGGGGGAGATGTCCGGCAGGACAGAGGGGGGCGAAGGAACGCGGCCTTTCCAGCAGTCCAATAATCGATAGCAAAAAACCAGATAAAAAATGCAACCGGATTTGTAGGATTGGCTCCCGCTTCGGCGTCCTTCGGACGCAAGCGGCCCGGTGGACTGGAAAAACCGTGCCGCATCAAACAGGATGCCTTACGGCATGGAGAAGAACCATGAACCATTCCTATCGTTGGGTCATCGTCGCGGCCGGCGCGCTGATGACCTGTGTGGCGCTCGGCGCCATGTTCTCGCTGGCGATCTTCCTGGAGCCGATGTCGCTCGACACGAACTGGTCGCGCACCGGCATTTCCAGCGCCATGACCTTGAACTTCCTTGTGATGGGCCTCGGTGGCTTCGCCTGGGGCGCGATCTATGACCGGGTCGGCGCGCGGCCCGTGGTGCTTGCGGGCGCCGTGCTGCTCGGCCTGTCGCTGGTGGTGGCGAGCCGCGCCAATTCGCTCATCGTCTTCCAGCTCAGCTACGGCATCATCGTAGGCCTGGCCGCCAGCGCCTTCTTCGCGCCGATGATCGCGCTCACCACAGCCTGGTTCGACACCAACCGAAGCCTTGCCGTGTCGCTGGTCTCGGCCGGCATGGGCGTGGCGCCGATGACCATCTCGCCCTTCGCGCGTTGGCTGATCACCGCCTATGACTGGCGCACCGCCATGTTCGATATCGGCGTCATGGCCTGGGTGCTGCTTTTGCCCGCCGTCTTGCTGGTGCGCCAGCCGCCGGCGGCGGTCGCGGCAAGCGACGGCACGTCGGCGCCCGCCGCCGACGGTCCCGGCATGAGCGTCGGCCAGGCGCTGCGCTCGCCGCAATTCATCGTGCTGGGGCTCACTTTCTTCGCCTGCTGCGCGGCTCATTCGGGCCCGATCTTCCACATGGTGAGCTATGCCATGTCCTGCGGTATCGCGCCGATGGCGGCCGTGTCGATCTACAGCGTCGAGGGCCTGGCCGGCCTTGGCGGACGCGTGCTCTACGGCGTGCTCGGCGACCGGCTGGGCGTGAAACCGGTGCTGGTCGCCGGGCTCGCGATCCAGGGGCTGGTGATCGCCGCCTACCTCGCCGTCGGCCGGATCGAGCAGTTCTACCTCCTGGCCGTCATCTTCGGCGCCACCTATGGTGGCGTGATGCCGCTCTACGCGGTGCTGGCGCGCGAATATTTCGGCCTGCGCATCATCGGCACGGTGCTTGGCGCGGCGACGCTGCTGTCCAGCCTCGGCATGTCGCTCGGACCGCTCGCCGGCGGCATGATCTACGACGCCACTGCCAGCTACCACTGGCTGTTCATCGGTTCCGCGCTGATCGGGCTGGGCGCCGCCGGCATCGCCATCGCCTTCCCGCCGCAGCCGAGCCGGCAGAAGCTGCAGATGGCGTGACGCCGGTAAGAACGCGGCCGCCCGAAGAGCGGGCGGCCGCTGCAACCGATACCCGCTGAAGCTCGAGCACTCACCAGGCGGCGCGTTCAGGCCGACAGATTGTCCATCATCACCGGCGTGTGAGCGGAACCATCCGCGGACACGGTGTCGACCGCCCTCGCCCGCCGCTTCCAGGCCGTCAGCACGATAACCAGCGCGCAGCAGACGGCATTCAGCCAGTTGATCGCGGCCAGCATCGGGTCGTCGAGATTGACGCCGGCATAGAGGCCGGTGGTGGCGTTGGCGCCCGTCCACAGCAGCCAGGTCGTGTAGGAAATCGCCGAAGCGCCGTTCTCGTCGCGCGCCACGCGCAGGATCTGCGGCAGGTAAGAGACGACGCGCAGGCCGTTGAACAGGGTGAACAGACAGAAGGACAGATCGCCAAGCGTCATTCGTGCGTCTCCAAGCCAGCCCGAATGCGGCATAGAAGGGAAAGCGCAATCGGCATGTGAGGCTGTTCACATGCGCAACTTAAAAGTGCGCTTAGACTTTCGAAAGGTTACCGGCATGATCCGGCCGGAAGGTCTGGCTCCCGCATCCCGCCAGGCCTAACGTCGTGCCGGTCACGCCATCCGGAGACATCCACATGGCAAAGACGCTGGACAGCCTTCAAACGCTTTCGCGGGTGCTGCTGCTGCTCGCCGCGACGGTGATCGCGACCGCGGTGTCCTATCACCCGCCTTTCCGCTATTCGCGCGTGCTCGAGGGGCTGAACCGGCTCAATCGGCTCTATGACGAGTTGATTGGCGACATCGGGGCCAACGCAACGCAGGTTTATCGCGCGCAGCTTGCGCCCGCCTTCGCCAAGGCGCCCGCCGCGGAGGCGGAGGCCTTGAAGGCCATGGGATTCGTGCCGGAAATGCTTGCCGCCAGCGCAAATGGGCAAACCACCTCGATTCGTCTGACCAGCCCGGACCTGACGATGCTGGAGCTCAACGGGCTCGCCAATTCCAACTGGCCGGCAGTGTCCTACACGGTGCTTACACTCAATCCCGCGCAATTCGCCAAGTTCGTGGACGACGCGCAAAACATGCCGGCCTGGAACGGCCTGATCGCCGCGAAGGACCTGACGGTCGAGATTGGCGAGCCGGACCCGAAGACAGGGCTCTGCGATCTTGTCTTCCGCTCGGAAAGCTGGGAGCAACAGCGGCGCTCCAGCCTCGTCGCCAGCATCGGCTGTTCGGCGGCGACGGCGCAGGATGTGACGCCCTTGTGGCTCAATTTCTACGTCAGGGCGCAGAAGCAGCTCGGGCTGTTGTCCGACGGCGTGCAGATACCGCAGGATATCGCGCTCCTGCCGCGCTCGATAGCGCGCGACAAGCTCGCCACGCTGGCGACAGGCGAAACCGCCGAAGAGACCGGCGATGTGCTTGGCGCTAAGCTCGGCATCGCCGGCGTGCTCAACATCGGCCCGATCGTCATCATCGTCATGCTCGCGATGATGCTCGGCCAGGCGCGTTGGGCCCGCACGCTTTCCGACAAGGATCCCGCCGAAAGCGCCTTCTGGTTCAGCCAGTTCCTGGGCTGGTCCTCATTCGGCTTCGTCGCCGCGCTTTGGGCGCTGCCTATCGTGGCCGCCGGCATGGCGACCGATGTCACCTATGTCGAGCCGCAGGAACTTCTCGACAAGCACTGGTACGATCCGGCGCTGATCAATTCGCAGAAATGGTTCATCGCCGCGCTCACGATCAGCTTCGTCCTGTCGACATGGCTGGCCATCGAGAACTGGACGGGGGCGCGCGCATGGCAGGGACGCCTGAACACCGCCGCCGCGAAACCCGACGGGCCGAGGAGGCTGAAGACGAGCCGGCCGTGGTGATCCTGGAGAACCAGGAGCTTGCCGTCAAGGCGCCTCCCCTGGCGCAGGAAGGTCCTCCCCCAAAGGCCCCGCAGCCCCGTACCAAACGTCGGCGATCGGCAAGCTGAAGACACCGCTCCGACGGCCATACGTCCGCCTGCCCGCTGGCACGGCCTCGCGCTCGCTCTCGTCGCGTTTCACCCGCTTGTCGGAGATCAGCACCATCGGGCTCGAGCCGTGTCGCAGGACGGCATGACCTACGACGCCTATGCCAGCTACCACTGGCCGTCCATCGGCTC
This region of Mesorhizobium sp. M2A.F.Ca.ET.046.03.2.1 genomic DNA includes:
- a CDS encoding DUF922 domain-containing protein, with product MKFAILLCALLLASPARAEWKPIESIETYAVSGQSAEQLYLSIGEKGPLVGAAGGGRRVIAHTFFKLTWQRDYQPQGSACVLKSARPKLIITYTLPKPARKLDPALQARWDRFAAGLIAHEKVHGAGIIDMVDKIVAFSTGLTAENDPGCKKVRAELTAYLDQLSRAQRQGSRDFDTKEFGRDGNMLKLIAAFLGGG
- a CDS encoding LuxR C-terminal-related transcriptional regulator; its protein translation is MNRIVTTSEALSDRERAVAERFAAGMTYREIGEALFIAPSTVRTHLAAIYEKLGVRSKVALAMHINAIAAAPAMSPNGPEASPMLAIFPIECLSADEQWRRFADGLSSDITVDLARYADLPVVAFHTMKALGSRPADFAADGKALGAAYILSGQLRADGRRVRLTMELADAQTGVSLWSERFDRPVEDIFALQDSLTESVINVLAGCFGTIATVGRNAIRRKPPASLRAYDCYLLGVEQHNTFSRSGNGEAIRLFSRALDLDPTLVRAWTELAYAYSIEACNGFGDDLNASIAKWRWAAENALRLDASDSTAHNCFGDLMGCLGDLEAAERAHRRAFECGSNHADTLALLAGSKALVAGDPAEAIPLIERAMRLNPLAPPWYFGMQGRVLFTAGRYRDAIAALRRSTPDSPHMLIFLMLAHAREGEGAEAAAIASRLRTEFPGFSVDGFIAGYPVTNPDAVRAIRDAAKLVAIR
- a CDS encoding DUF1127 domain-containing protein, which translates into the protein MKTMLDTISEFRDAVRLHLSEPLTDAHAAEQRPGLFDLLSAWGERARFRHELAIRARETPHLIGDIGLTMDQVRDELAKPLWRR
- a CDS encoding VOC family protein; this encodes MELYRGRLIDHIQLVVRDLAASRRFYGALFEVLGIPIGGEAQDYFWADELFVSSADSRAALGVLTGRHHLAFQAKDRAMVDAFYQAGLAAGGKDNGAPGERHYHPGYYACFLLDPDGNNIEAVFHGEASRSAAAVEISF
- a CDS encoding MFS transporter — translated: MNHSYRWVIVAAGALMTCVALGAMFSLAIFLEPMSLDTNWSRTGISSAMTLNFLVMGLGGFAWGAIYDRVGARPVVLAGAVLLGLSLVVASRANSLIVFQLSYGIIVGLAASAFFAPMIALTTAWFDTNRSLAVSLVSAGMGVAPMTISPFARWLITAYDWRTAMFDIGVMAWVLLLPAVLLVRQPPAAVAASDGTSAPAADGPGMSVGQALRSPQFIVLGLTFFACCAAHSGPIFHMVSYAMSCGIAPMAAVSIYSVEGLAGLGGRVLYGVLGDRLGVKPVLVAGLAIQGLVIAAYLAVGRIEQFYLLAVIFGATYGGVMPLYAVLAREYFGLRIIGTVLGAATLLSSLGMSLGPLAGGMIYDATASYHWLFIGSALIGLGAAGIAIAFPPQPSRQKLQMA